A stretch of DNA from Thiomicrospira sp. XS5:
ACCAGTTTTTCGCCGGTTGGCTAAAACACGTACAAGACGTTCGTATGGAGTTTGTCAAACACGCCAAGGCAAAAGGGTTACTTTAGAGCTTAAAGTAAAAGCGAAGGCTGTCAAAGCAGGGCCAGTTTTTGCTCCGAGACCAACCGCATCGCATCTTTCAATTCGCGGCGTTGCTCAAACAAGGTGATGATTTCCGCGTGTTCGCGACTGAGGAACTCGAATTCCACGCCAATTTTATAGGCAAACTCGCTGTTTTTCAGCGCCTTATTCAATACGATTTTGCCTCGGCACACCAAAATATTATCGTCCAGCTGCATGAAAACATTCATGTGCGCAAACTTTTCGAACGTCTCGTTAGTGTTAAAACTGAAACCACCGGCACTGATATTCACATCCATGTCCGGCCAGGAACTGGGATCGGAAATCGAATGATAAGCCTCTTTTAAACGCGCGAACACGGTTTCATAAGCATTGAGTTTCTGAATCAACAACTCCAGCACCTTGGCGGGCAAAATGCCTCGATCACTTAATGCGCGTAAGTTGGACACATAGTCGGATTCGTCAAAATTCGGTTTAGTCTTGCGTGGAAACAGAAAGATTTTACCGTCAATGCTGTTTTGAATCGATTCGATCAACTCGTGAATGTGATCGCTGATCTGCAGGTAAAACCCTTCAATTAAGGGCCCGACTCTAGACACATTACTGACTTCCGGCGGCGAGATTTTACGGTCTTCACGTAACCGAAACTTATAATCGTGGCGTAAACGCGGGTCGTGCCCTTCAATGATGTCGTCCAACAACCAGACCATATAATCAATGCGGTGATTGAGCATATGAAAAATGCGCAAGGCATCCGACTCCGGCGAGAAGGCTTCGCTCAGGAGTTC
This window harbors:
- a CDS encoding PilZ domain-containing protein, with product MANVRRFFRYDVTIPLYFETVDVQGRHLRVNRDKLIKRQEAFHLEELDSEIKELLSEAFSPESDALRIFHMLNHRIDYMVWLLDDIIEGHDPRLRHDYKFRLREDRKISPPEVSNVSRVGPLIEGFYLQISDHIHELIESIQNSIDGKIFLFPRKTKPNFDESDYVSNLRALSDRGILPAKVLELLIQKLNAYETVFARLKEAYHSISDPSSWPDMDVNISAGGFSFNTNETFEKFAHMNVFMQLDDNILVCRGKIVLNKALKNSEFAYKIGVEFEFLSREHAEIITLFEQRRELKDAMRLVSEQKLALL